The Astyanax mexicanus isolate ESR-SI-001 chromosome 24, AstMex3_surface, whole genome shotgun sequence genome has a segment encoding these proteins:
- the dido1 gene encoding death-inducer obliterator 1 isoform X3, whose translation MEENVGPELAQVPEPEARQDPLDAISQAPTTVLEEEKEDKDQGNAAQEDRVEDPEKSKTSGEFKKTWGFRRTTIAQRDMPGETAAESPDAKGAPVRRSGRQAKRTDKLEEFLVTVKRGRGGGRRSAPLLLEGGDPPSQTPTDAETASEASFDGNAEAKAAENKAPSPAKKTRGRKKAAAKAKTVQAGSHSDDASSENEEEAGEEISKVVHEEVVAMVSTEEEGKMEDSVNELKPEQEAVKQDKDNIEKENKDKPEEEAANRRPTRSPARAAGKELTSAKREVKPKAGAKSRKGQEEEEDDEDEDDESSSSESDSDGYDPNALYCICRQKHNKRFMICCDRCEEWFHGDCVGITEARGRLMERNGEDYVCPNCTGKKVQTSKPAPSTAATENGKRLVPPVRKAEPSPAPVSQPTTPSTSAAVSSAATITPSTPSAAPSTGEKPGEDLGIKGRIEKATNPSGKKKIKIFQPQAIVSPEESSLPKCIGPGCERDALPDSVYCGNDCILKHAAAAMKTITTENKEPKPKEKTKTKTQKKTPAKSTPKNAVPERRSSRRSTESSSKAEEESSESEAREHEEDEDEEDKLAEEHPPPPAMSSWSSDHNYIAVTPEKTTPISPTVLNKASTQKEKDKEKEKEEQHAPEPEPEKKDPAPVEKKPPVTTPSPKPSKKSPGLKSAKSAPQAAPKGNTSANSAKKQPPPPTPPQTKTPKSKKPGPPPPPIPVFPSPGPPGSRIHVTGALSVTKSNFTIPKKQTQGGSKESSGSGSSTTSRAPPTSQPAASHAQPPHYKPAQPAPPALPPQPPPNNQMRSNIRRSLTDILYKRVSDSDDLSMSESEVGRLAVSIEKEMFNLYMNTDSKYKNKYRSLMFNLKDPKNKGLFYRVIGGEVSPFRLVRLSPEELLSREISDWRKVETSEDTSGRSHSGHPKAGSRHDAAPPDVDMEEAPSMSDGDVCIAATSQSPRLASGADHQDSNPPAAPSQGSSLAEKSNVVPDLLSSMLKDTTAEHRAHLFDLNCKICTGQKSADDEPAPKKPKMSIPIPEKPKTDPRPPKVPTAQDSSTASYAGIEPPLPFQQTVMEEPSSVMPVVQPAVAAPAVSSVTITRRDPRTASHRSSAPLSQTSPDVAVPTAAPISTTTVVVPVVSAEPHVVEMKGPLPMPPPAPISVPKPIIAKPVSSTESRHHRGSTSSTSEPPPEGETALFLSGQEMMWKGFINMHTVAKFVTKAYMVSGTFEHLKEDLPDTIHIDGRISPHTVWDYVGKLKTSLSKELCLIRFHPATEEEEVAYVSLFSYFSSRKRFGVVAKNNKRIKDLYLIPLSSKDPLPSKLLPFDGPGLEPARPNLLLGLLICQKDKKRTGTPLENEEKRSKTLRDEETGLPKPIPISKPDKPLRTSLDSVSTTPPGTPPPLSSSESSVAPLAAASSVFSLLASVKAPAVSTNTGSNSPSTTAASAAPAPNATPLQTILKTLFGKKKQDSEASQSPSDQSLADVSVPLLDPIVQQFGVTKVKKVDEEEDDRPYDPEEEYDPSVGYDTEKPSDPVVPVMIKQSETVTPAMDDVAYDPEDDSIFDDVKVDPKLSLKKQVEEQEELKNQQQQEPDALVSQPTISLLGNSQLVQLGKKVEELVSKTSANPVINQRRDPRQSRDPRQSASSRRPTSDSAEKEDSSEITSDIITTGSTTFPANEAASAAATTIAEKSPIDIAAILDTLTSQKPKVIDVPVQPSSVDVKEEPCATTETQSENDKPLDPDTQQETPKQEEEESKSEEVPFLDTDSTEISIPLLGEKIDPDLVDSFVDTEPETKPNPKEKEGPIESEGKRFEDIWPNSASILKAEPLPVEEPVESTPTTYYSISTISTSLTSVGGSQDITQVSSSYMDSHLPHVQHMTSSNSQNEYRGPPDIPPPMSYQPPVGPPPMLGPPLMTVPPPMHIPPPMQGPLPMQGLPPMQGPPPIQGIPPMQMPPQLQGPPPTHREPELSQYPPPAPYPPYQNQWGNNASFDASRGPPPPIITPRGPPPQMPPVGQRGPPPQMFNSNMPPQPHVGPRGPPPGPPPSSAAPPPSFDGQRFNGPPPPFNFAGPRGPPPFAGPPPGHFDNRAPPPSHFPGPRGPPPHHNIVEHGPPPNIPRGPGDQYDNEGGSSYKQGMEQPQAQNTPHSYRENQGPTHGPAFRGPPPNHFEGRRGPSGGDLAGHRFPPPNQFRGSPPHRGGSFDEPRGGLTQEFERTRGPAPQPFGGPRGPPPGHYSDKDAGGQSSRYHFEEHANDIRPVRGPLLPTPSEGPISMPPRLGGHSPESHRDDHWRRHSPEMRRRSTSTRDGSEPQERSSRFDSGPRDREGPSRLSEERHRDLSEDRRRDRERDGPHGGRPWGWNRDRESDRGREREGDRGRERERERDRSRDRERERDRSRDRERERDRSRDRDRDKDHDRTRDNQREKERSKERDRSRGRDADRHREGDGDKRRDRDRERDRDRGREREFDRKDHDRDRTKGRERDRDSRDSRDKRRERSRSRERDRGKDRDRRDRDRDRERERDNRDRRERSRSKERKEERREKSEASKDIERPADMESAS comes from the exons ATGGAGGAGAATGTGGGTCCTGAGCTAGCTCAAGTTCCTGAGCCTGAGGCCAGGCAGGATCCTTTGGATGCCATCTCACAAG CTCCCACAACTGTTCTTGAGGAGGAAAAAGAAGACAAAGACCAAGGCAATGCTGCTCAAGAAGACAGAGTAGAAGATCCAGAGAAATCTAAGACTTCCGGTGAGTTCAAGAAAACCTGGGGCTTCCGTCGGACAACTATCGCCCAACGAGACATGCCTGGAGAGACGGCAGCAGAGAGCCCTGATGCCAAGGGTGCTCCGGTGCGCCGAAGTGGAAGGCAGGCCAAGCGTACCGACAAGCTAGAGGAGTTCCTGGTAACAGTGAAACGAGGCCGAGGCGGAGGTAGGCGGAGTGCTCCTCTTCTGCTGGAAGGTGGCGATCCCCCCTCCCAGACTCCGACAGATGCAGAGACTGCTTCAGAGGCGAGCTTTGATGGAAATGCAGAGGCTAAAGCAGCAGAGAATAAAGCACCTTCTCCTGCAAAGAAAACTAGGGGACGGAAAAAAGCGGCGGCCAAGGCCAAAACAGTCCAAGCTGGGTCACACAGCGATGATGCCAGCTCTGAAAATGAAGAGGAGGCTGGCGAAGAAATTTCAAAAGTGGTGCACGAAGAAGTTGTGGCAATGGTCAGCACAGAAGAAGAAGGCAAGATGGAGGACTCTGTGAAtgagctgaaaccagagcaggAGGCTGTGAAGCAAGACAAAGATAATATCGAGAAGGAGAACAAAGACAAGCCTGAGGAGGAAGCGGCTAACAGACGACCGACCAGAAGCCCTGCTAGAGCTGCTGGGAAGGAACTTACTTCTGCTAAGAGAGAGGTGAAGCCTAAAGCAGGTGCAAAGTCCCGCAAAGgacaggaagaggaggaggatgatgaagatgaagatgacgAGTCTTCTTCAAGCGAGTCTGATAGCGATGGCTATGACCCCAATGCATTGTATTGCATCTGCAGGCAGAAACACAACAAAAG GTTCATGATTTGCTGTGACCGCTGTGAGGAGTGGTTCCACGGAGATTGCGTGGGTATTACTGAGGCCCGTGGGCGTCTAATGGAGCGTAACGGTGAGGACTACGTCTGTCCCAACTGCACTGGAAAGAAAGTTCAGACCTCTAAGCCTGCTCCATCTACAGCAGCGACTGAAAATGGGAAACGGCTTGTCCCTCCTGTTCGCAAGGCAGAGCCCAGTCCAGCTCCTGTTAGCCAGCCCACAACACCGTCAACTTCAGCTGCTGTCTCTTCTGCTGCTACTATTACACCTTCTACTCCTAGTGCTGCTCCTTCCACAGGCGAGAAACCAGGGGAAGATTTGGGAATTAAGGGGAGGATAGAGAAGGCCACCAACCCAAGcggcaaaaagaaaataaagattttccaACCG CAGGCAATTGTGTCACCGGAGGAGTCCTCTCTGCCTAAGTGCATCGGCCCTGGCTGCGAGAGGGATGCTCTGCCTGACTCGGTCTACTGTGGGAATGACTGCATCCTCAAGCATGCTGCTGCTGCCATGAAGACCATCACCACGGAAAACAAGGAGCCAAAGCCCAAGGAGAAGACAAAGACCAAAACGCAGAAAAAGACACCAGCTAAATCAACACCCAAG AATGCGGTCCCAGAGCGGAGGAGTAGCAGAAGGTCCACAGAGTCCTCCAGCAAAGCTGAAGAGGAATCGTCCGAGTCAGAGGCTCGTGAACATgaagaggatgaggatgaagaagACAAACTTGCTGAGGAACATCCACCACCTCCAGCCATGTCATCCTGGTCCAGTGACCATAATTACATTGCAGTAACGCCAGAAAAGACTACACCCATATCACCAACTGTGTTAAACAAAGCGT ctACCCAGAAAGAGAAGGataaggaaaaggaaaaagaggAGCAACATGCACCTGAACCCGAGCCAGAAAAAAAGGATCCAGCTCCTGTTGAGAAGAAGCCCCCAGTTACAACACCATCCCCCAAACCAAGCAAGAAATCCCCAGGCTTGAAGTCAGCCAAGTCTGCTCCTCAGGCCGCACCCAAAGGCAACACCTCTGCAAACAGTGCGAAAAAACAGCCACCACCACCAACTCCACCCCAGACCAAAACACCTAAATCCAAGAAACCAGGACCACCACCTCCCCCGATTCCAGTCTTCCCATCTCCTGGTCCACCTGGATCAAGGATCCACGTCACTGGAGCTCTGAGTGTGACCAAGAGCAACTTCACCATCCCCAAAAAGCAGACCCAGGGTGGATCCAAAGAGTCTTCAGGATCTGGATCTTCTACCACATCCAGGGCACCTCCTACATCCCAGCCCGCTGCGTCCCATGCTCAGCCACCTCACTACAAACCTGCCCAACCTGCACCACCTGCGCTGCCTCCGCAGCCACCTCCCAACAACCAGATGAGATCCAACATCCGCCGCTCGCTCACTGACATACTGTACAAAAG gGTGAGTGACAGTGATGATCTTTCCATGTCCGAGAGTGAGGTGGGCAGGCTGGCGGTCAGCATTGAGAAGGAGATGTTCAACCTCTATATGAACACGGACAGCAAGTACAAGAACAAATACAGATCTCTGATGTTCAACCTAAAAGATCCAAAAAATAAG GGTCTTTTCTATCGTGTGATTGGTGGAGAGGTCAGTCCATTCCGTCTGGTGAGACTGAGCCCTGAGGAGTTGCTCTCCAGAGAGATTTCTGATTGGAGGAAAGTGGAAACCTCTGAG GATACTAGTGGAAGATCTCATTCGGGACATCCCAAAGCTGGATCTAGGCATGATGCTGCACCCCCTGATGTGGATATGGAGGAGGCTCCTTCCATGTCTGATGGAGATGTATGTATTGCTGCAACTTCCCAGTCTCCCCGCTTGGCCTCTGGGGCA GATCATCAGGACTCAAATCCACCCGCCGCACCGTCTCAGGGATCTAGTTTGGCAGAAAAGAGCAATGTGGTGCCTGACCTCTTGAGCAGTATGTTAAAAGACACCACAGCAGAACACAGAGCTCACCTGTTTGATCTCAACTGTAAGATTTGCACAG gccagaAGTCTGCTGATGATGAACCGGCACCTAAAAAGCCCAAAATGTCTATTCCTATTCCTGAAAAGCCTAAAACTGACCCACGACCACCCAAGGTGCCCACAGCACAAGATTCGTCCACTGCCTCCTACGCTGGCATTGAGCCCCCTCTGCCCTTCCAGCAGACTGTTATGGAGGAGCCGAGCAGTGTGATGCCCGTTGTTCAGCCCGCTGTAGCCGCTCCTGCAGTGTCCTCGGTCACGATAACCCGCCGAGACCCCCGTACTGCCAGTCACCGTTCCTCCGCACCTTTGTCTCAGACGAGTCCAGATGTGGCAGTTCCCACTGCTGCACCAATCAGTACTACGACTGTTGTAGTCCCTGTTGTGTCTGCTGAACCTCATGTGGTGGAGATGAAGGGTCCATTGCCCATGCCACCACCAGCTCCCATATCTGTGCCTAAACCCATAATTGCAAAGCCAGTCTCTTCAACAGAATCCCGACACCACAGGGGCAGCACGTCCAG caCATCTGAGCCCCCTCCAGAAGGTGAGACGGCTCTGTTTCTCTCAGGACAAGAAATGATGTGGAAAGGATTCATTAACATGCACACTGTTGCCAAGTTTGTTACAAAGGCCTACATGGTGTCTGGGACTTTTGAGCATCTCAAGGAG GATTTGCCTGATACCATCCACATTGATGGTAGAATATCACCGCACACAGTTTGGGACTATGTAGGCAAACTGAAGACTTCACTCTCAAAA GAGCTGTGTCTTATTCGTTTTCATCCAGCAACCGAGGAGGAAGAAGTGGCATACGTGTCCCTGTTTTCGTATTTCAGCAGCCGCAAGCGTTTCGGCGTGGTGGCTAAAAACAACAAGCGCATCAAAGACCTCTACCTCATCCCTCTGAGCTCAAAGGACCCATTGCCTTCTAAACTTTTACCTTTCGATGGGCCAG GTCTGGAGCCCGCTCGTCCCAATCTCCTTCTTGGGCTTTTAATTtgtcaaaaagacaaaaaacgaACTGGAACTCCCCTAGAAAATGAGGAAAAACGTTCCAAAACACTACGAGACGAAGAGACTGGTCTTCCAAAGCCAATTCCCATTAGCAAACCTGACAAACCTTTGCGAACCAGTTTGGACTCTGTAAGCACAACACCTCCTGGAACTCCACCCCCCCTCAGCAGCTCAGAGTCCTCAGTAGCTCCACTAGCTGCAGCGTCTTCTGTGTTTTCTCTTTTGGCATCTGTCAAGGCACCTGCTGTCTCCACAAATACAGGCAGTAATTCCCCCTCAACTACCGCTGCTTCAGCAGCGCCTGCCCCCAATGCAACCCCACTTCAGACCATCCTAAAGACACTGTTTGGTAAGAAAAAGCAAGATTCCGAAGCTTCCCAGTCACCTTCAGACCAAAGTTTGGCTGATGTTTCGGTGCCATTGTTGGATCCAATTGTCCAGCAGTTTGGAGTTACCAAAGTGAAAAAAGTGGACGAAGAAGAGGATGACAGACCCTATGACCCTGAGGAGGAATATGATCCCAGTGTTGGGTACGATACAGAAAAGCCCAGTGATCCTGTAGTACCTGTGATGATCAAACAGTCAGAAACGGTGACTCCTGCGATGGACGATGTTGCCTACGACCCTGAAGATGACTCCATTTTTGATGACGTCAAAGTTGATCCAAAGTTGAGTTTGAAGAAGCAGGTAGAGGAACAAGAAGAATTGAAGAACCAGCAACAGCAGGAACCTGATGCGTTAGTTTCCCAGCCTACTATATCTCTCCTAGGCAACAGTCAACTGGTTCAACTTGGCAAGAAGGTTGAAGAGTTGGTTTCAAAAACTTCAGCAAATCCAGTGATCAATCAGAGAAGGGATCCAAGGCAGAGCAGGGACCCTAGACAGTCAGCTTCCAGTCGGAGACCAACATCTGATTCAGCAGAAAAGGAAGACTCCTCTGAAATTACTTCAGATATTATTACTACTGGTAGTACTACATTTCCTGCAAAtgaagctgcttctgctgctgctactacaatAGCAGAAAAATCACCAATTGATATTGCAGCAATCCTAGATACATTGACATCACAGAAACCTAAAGTCATAGATGTTCCCGTACAGCCGTCTTCTGTGGATGTAAAAGAAGAACCCTGTGCAACCacagaaacacaatcagaaaatGATAAGCCATTGGATCCAGATACCCAACAAGAGACACCCaagcaagaggaagaagagtCAAAAAGTGAAGAGGTACCTTTTCTTGATACAGACAGCACAGAAATTTCCATTCCACTTTTAGGGGAGAAGATAGACCCTGACTTGGTTGATAGTTTTGTAGATACAGAACCGGAAACTAAACCAAATCCTAAAGAAAAGGAGGGTCCTATTGAATCAGAAGGCAAACGATTTGAAGATATTTGGCCTAATTCTGCCAGCATTCTAAAAGCAGAACCTTTACCTGTTGAGGAGCCTGTTGAATCTACTCCAACTACATATTACAGTATTTCAACAATCAGCACCTCGTTAACCTCTGTTGGAGGATCACAAGACATCACTCAAGTTAGTTCCTCATACATGGATTCACATTTACCCCATGTGCAACACATGACTTCATCAAACTCTCAAAATGAGTACAGAGGCCCTCCAGACATTCCTCCTCCAATGTCTTATCAGCCACCAGTTGGACCTCCACCCATGCTTGGGCCACCGCTAATGACTGTTCCACCACCCATGCATATTCCTCCTCCAATGCAGGGCCCTCTTCCAATGCAGGGCCTTCCTCCAATGCAGGGTCCTCCTCCAATTCAGGGTATTCCTCCAATGCAGATGCCCCCACAACTGCAAGGCCCACCTCCAACTCACAGAGAACCTGAGCTCTCTCAATATCCACCACCTGCCCCATATCCACCTTATCAAAATCAGTGGGGAAACAATGCATCATTTGATGCTTCAAGAGGACCACCCCCACCAATTATTACACCTCGGGGACCTCCTCCACAGATGCCACCAGTGGGTCAGAGAGGACCTCCACCACAAATGTTCAATAGTAATATGCCCCCACAACCTCATGTGGGACCACGGGGCCCACCTCCTGGTCCACCACCCTCTTCTGCAGCACCACCCCCAAGTTTTGATGGACAAAGATTTAATGGTCCTCCACCACCTTTCAACTTTGCAGGACCCAGGGGCCCACCTCCATTTGCAGGTCCCCCTCCTGGCCACTTTGACAACAGAGCACCACCACCATCTCACTTCCCTGGGCCAAGAGGCCCACCTCCACACCACAATATTGTAGAGCATGGACCACCCCCTAACATCCCAAGGGGACCTGGTGATCAGTATGATAATGAGGGTGGAAGTTCCTACAAGCAGGGAATGGAACAGCCccaagcccaaaacacaccacacagtTACAGAGAGAATCAGGGTCCCACACATGGCCCTGCCTTTAGAGGGCCTCCACCAAACCACTTTGAAGGACGAAGAGGTCCATCTGGAGGGGATTTGGCAGGGCATAGATTCCCCCCTCCAAACCAGTTCCGTGGCTCCCCACCACATAGAGGAGGATCGTTTGATGAACCAAGAGGAGGGTTAACCCAAGAGTTCGAGAGAACCAGAGGTCCTGCACCCCAGCCATTTGGTGGGCCTAGAGGTCCTCCACCAGGACACTACTCTGATAAAGATGCAGGAGGCCAGTCTTCACGCTACCACTTTGAAGAACATGCAAATGACATTAGGCCTGTACGAGGACCTCTGTTACCTACGCCTTCTGAAGGTCCCATCTCAATGCCTCCTCGCTTGGGTGGCCACAGCCCAGAGTCCCACCGTGATGACCACTGGAGAAGACACTCCCCAGAAATGAGGAGGCGCAGTACCTCTACTAGGGACGGTTCTGAACCTCAAGAGAGGTCCAGTAGGTTTGACAGTGGTCCCCGTGACCGAGAGGGCCCATCTAggctctctgaagaaagacacAGAGATTTGTCAGAGGACCggaggagagacagagagcgggATGGACCACATGGGGGCAGGCCTTGGGGCTGGAATAGAGACCGTGAATCTGATCGTGGCAGAGAGCGAGAAGGAGACCGTGGCAGGGAGCGAGAACGAGAGCGGGATCGCAGCCGTGACAGGGAACGAGAGAGGGACCGCAGCCGCGACAGGGAACGAGAGAGGGACCGTAGCCGGGACAGAGACAGGGACAAGGATCACGATCGCACCAGGGACAATCAAAGGGAGAAAGAACGCAGTAAGGAAAGAGATCGCAGTAGAGGCAGGGATGCTGATCGACACAGAGAAGGTGATGGAGACAAAAGGAGGGATCGGGACCGCGAACGAGACAGAGACCGTGGCAGGGAGCGAGAATTTGACAGAAAGGATCATGACCGAGACAGGACAAAGGGCAGAGAACGAGACcgtgacagtagagacagtagagaTAAAAGACGAGAACGCTCAAGAAGCCGTGAACGAGACCGTGGAAAAGACCGAGACCGACGTGACAGGGACAGAGACCGGGAAAGGGAGAGGGACAACAGAGATAGGAGGGAGAGAAGTAGAagtaaagagagaaaggaagagcgTAGAGAAAAATCAGAGGCTTCGAAGGACATTGAGAGACCTGCTGATATGGAAAGCGCATCTTAA